The genomic segment TTACGGGCTGAGATTAGCGAGGCTCATGCGCTGTCTTTTCTGGTACGTCTGTGCCATGGCTTTCATTTCTAGGGACTGGGTGGTCCGTATTGTGCACGCACATAGGGAGGCTAATCGTTTTGCTGATGAGTTAGCGAACTATGCATTTTCTTTACAGCTAGGATTTCATTTGTTTGACTCTAGTCCTTCGACTGTTGCTGCACTTGTACTGCAAGATTCTGTTGGGCATGCGATTTCAAGACATGTTTGTATTTAagcttttaatttcttaataaaGTTTGGGAGttaaactctctctcttctgccaaaaaaaaaagacattgctATGATGCCACTCAAGTTCAAACCCTTATGAAATACgttatttaagatatatatttaaaaaacttacAAGGATAAATCCAGTCAATTTAAAAATCAGATCGTTACGATATTGCTTATCATGGATACCTAATGTGatctttattaaatttaaagttgCTACAAAAGATAAACGAAccagaaaacagaaaaattaacTTTCATAGAGATCTATCATGCATCAATTTACTACTAAAATTACATCCAAAATCATAAACTGCTaatgaagggaaaaaaaacttttcacctgtaaaaaaaaaaaaaaaactttcataattaaataaaagtagaaatccaaaaaaaacccAAGTGAATCACCATGCGTTCAAAGGAATTGGACATAATCAAAGTTTCATTTTTTCCGAAAACAAAGTATCATTTTGATTAAGAGTTGTATGAAGCGTATCTTGTTGGAAAAGGATGAACACAAATTGAAATGGTTGACTTTTATGAGACCTTCCTGGAAATTTGTTCACTACTTTTGTCCTTGTGGTAGTTGGTAAAGACTGAGATGTTTACCCAATATTTGTCCTGCTTTAAAGTATTCGAAAAAGACCAATGAATAACATTTTCCTTGTGGTGGTTTATAAGAGAGAATAGTATTTCAAAAAgactaattaattttgaaaataaccAAGATGAATGCACCTAAACATTTTCTTACCACCTAATTTATCAACcgatatttaaaaattattttaactacATATAGCAATCAGTCCAAACGAAAAGCagatttatttacataaaagaCTTGTTCGCGTTTGCTGTAAATATGCTTATAGGCAGATTAAGCAAAGTCTTTGGTAAATTTGACGTAGTCATCATAAATACCGTACATAAAATACGCTCTAGTTTTACGTAAGTCATAGCAGATTTGCAAAATAAGTTGAACTCTATCTAAGATATAGCTAGAAACCATGTAATAAATctgtgatatatatattgaaaaacaaaatctgtaatatGTTGGATTtagaaaagaaatgaaaaatttgtgATTGATTTAGTCATACACAACTCTTCGCAAATGTTCTGGATGGTGAGGTGCATTTACCAACTTATGGTGGCATTTGCCATTAAACTGCTACTACtccagaaacaaaaaattgttaaagctttctctaaaatttataaaattcttgGCCAATCATTCATACACGTACATATATTCTATCGGACTTGAATCTAGAAGGTCATgtacaaaaaaacaacatttcaaATCAATAAATAGTAGTGCATGCAaatccaaattcaacaaaaaaaatagattaagtTATAGATAGACTTGTTAAACGTTTTTTGAACTGCCACTTTGAAACATGCGACTTAGAAATCTATAGAATTACTTCGGACTACGTCAAATATGATATGCGCTTTTGCCTTATAAATCCTGAGCTCAAATACTTCTCAattcacaaacaacacacacacatataaaaGATCTTTAGAAAGCATTAACAGAACTCGTTGTTTAAAAACATGAAGGTTTCCAAGTGTCTCATCCTGATTACCTTATCTGCTTTGGTAATTTCCTTTGCCAAAGCTTACGATCCAAGTCCACTCCAAGACTTCTGTGTAGCCATTGATGATCCCAAAAATGGTGGTGCGTAAAAAATTAGGCTGATTATATTTTTGCCGTTCTCCTTTATTATGATTAAATTCCATTTGTAATATATGCTTTCCAACTCAATATTTCTACTTTCAGTTTTTGTGAATGGCAAGTTCTGTAAGGATCCCAAGCAAGCGAAGCcagaagatttcttcttctccgggcTCAACGAGGCAGGTAATACTGTTAATGATGTCAAATCTAATGTGACAACGGTCAATGTCGATCAGATTCCAGGGCTAAACACTATGGGAATATCCTTGGTCCGCATCGACTATGCACCATATGGCCAAAACCCGCCTCACACACACCCTCGTGCCACTGAGATCCTTGTTCTTCTCGAGGGAACATTGTATGTCGGGTTTGTCTCTTCCAATCAAGACAATAACCGTCTATTTGCCAAAATGCTGCACCCCGGCGACGTGTTCGTGTTCCCCATAGGAATGATCCATTTTCAAGTGAATGTCGGTAAGACCCCTGCCGTAGCCTTTGCTGGACTGAGTAGTCAGAACGCTGGTGTTATCACGATCGCAGATACTGTGTTTGGGTCAACGCCCCCGATTAATCCAGAGATTTTAGCTCAGGCGTTTAAGTTAGATGTCAATGTTGTCAAGGACCTTGAAGCCAAgttcaaaaactaaatcatgTCATTACGAGTGTTTATCGTCATAACAATTATGTAATGATGTTATACGAAATAAAAGTTTATgcttgataaaataaaaaggtattaTTATTCACCTAGCTAATTTGATGTTAAGTTTACCTTTCTATTATAGGATTCAGTATTACATTTGTTTAAAATGTCGGGGTACTAAATTTTGTATGCAtgatatataaatcaatcaatagAAACTTGATGaaagaccaaaagaaaataactaTACAACATATTTAACGCAataaaagattatttttaaaacagatataaactataaaaaaattaaatacccATAAAAgcattgaagattttttttcccGGTTATTCTCTATCCAAGTAAATAGAGTATAGGATGACTTATTGTCtaggaaaaattataaatatttaactaaaaatattatataaataaatcgaATAAATAATTactgggaaaaatgtcatttaaaccacaAACTTTCAAATTTCGGCaatttaaatcataaactttGTTCTAGATCATTTCAAACATCAATTTTTCCGTTGACTCACTACAGGAAATGTGGGTATTAATAGCGGCTGTTAAACGCTATGAGTTCACAATTATAGCGTTTCCTAAAACGCTCTAAGATCGCCCGTTATAGTAGGTCGGACACTTTTAATAGCGGATTGTTGGTGTGCTATAACTAACTATACAACGATAGCATTGTCTGCTGTGcaattgttaatatttataataacgttatacaaatattattaaaaatcattaatttgattttaccTATAGCAAAAATAGCAAATGTTTCgtgttattaatttgtttttaaattattcaaaaaaattttattaaaaagaattacaaattatttgttatttaaaataaaaattttattttgaatatttgttaaaaacaattaaaattaatacaaaatatataaatatttaagtgtttagaaaactataacaaatttcattgtttacaaaaaaacacaaacacctATCAATCTACCACTAACATGCCTTCACAATCATCCCTAACATAAAcactatcatcatcacaagCTTCATCATCCAAATCATCGACTTCTTGGACAGGAAAAGGTGACTTCTTGGACTGCTATAGCCCACAATCTCTTTTAGACTTGTCTCTCTTTGTCCTTCACAACTCACGACAGCTCTTCATCGTTCTTTGCTCTTTTGCTCTGTTCTTCTTAAGCTTTCAGCTTTCCTCTTTTCTGCATATAAACAATCTCCAAGAGTCaatacacatacatacataaacacaCAAAGGTTAATACTTTATTGTAATTCCAAGCAAATATCATAGAACTTAATCAGTAAAGAGAAAGACTAACCGAAATTGTCTTCTAGCATAAAACAGAACAATGATTAAAGATTCAAAAGTATCCAAGTGAATCGTGACAAGAATCAGCTGCTCAATAACTAggcatgaaaataaatttatatcacTGAAATAACAATGATTCCAGAAGAAGCCTATTATTTAACTCTTGCAGAATACACTGGTCAAATTGAGTTACATGGTGATAAGagaaattttttgatattaCCTCCATAAAGTCTTTGTTTTCAGGGTCATTAAACCCCCTCAATGGACCATCATCAACGGTGAAACCATTCAAACAGAAAGTAATAGTGTGCATAACCATCTGAGGCCGGTCTTGCTGTTGTTGCTGAGGTGTAGAGGAAACGGTTTCACCAGACAACAATCGTGCAGCACCACTGAAGCTCCTAGAAGCTGATCTTGATGATTCAACAGGTATGTCTTTAGCTGACTACCTCGCTTGGTCAAATagttcatcaacatcttttggtTTCTTAGGATCTTGTACCATCATCCCACTATAACATAAACACACAATCCAAAAAATTCATTAATAGCTACACAAATTTATACCGTCTCAAGATAAAACAAGAATTTCAAGAACGATCTCAGATATACACAAGACATGGTCATCCCTACATTATCAAAAATGCAACACAAAACCCTAATAGagtacatatataaacttataaacaCTACCTGCAACAAGAGAATGAAAAGCATATGCGTACTAGACAGAAGAAGCAAGCACGAATCAGAGctctatataaaaacaaagtaatATGATAAATAATATCACAACTAACATAACATAATATCACAACTCAACATCAATCAGAGCATCAACAAACACAGCAACGTGCAAAAGGGATGACAAAACAGCGAGCAACGGCGATTTCAACCCTGAATTTTGAGCTAGAACCTTAGAATCAGATCTATGGAAATAAGAAGGTGAAAAGTCTCACGTGTGGCTCAATGGGTTCCCCGTTGATGTTTCAACGAAACTCGATCTGTTCCCGCCAACGTTGGTCACGGCGAATCCATCGTGATATGAGGCTTTAGATCGCTTGGTTTTTGGTTCTGGGTAGGGTTTCGAAGaatttcgaagaagaagaagaagaagaagaagaagataatgaaagAGATGATAAAGACAAGGGGAAGAAGTTTTaaccaaacgaaaaaaaaaaaagaagaagattttagcCGTTAGATTTAACTCATCAACGGTGGAGGATAAGCCAAAGTCCAATCCGCGTCTCTATGGATTAGCCAATAAGAGGTTTTctcctttattttgtttttttatttagttttataattttttgtttagttttgatgTATGAGTATTAAAGGTTTAGACTTTATAATATAGGGTTTGGAATTTAAGTTTTAGGAATTGAGAATTTTAGGTttgaatatatatgataattgaattgataatttagagattaatatataagtaacaagatatatatatattaaaaagattgaaaatgtattaaaatatatatatgttacacataactgatttttataattaatttgtatatttgtaatattatatttattcatattttatgttattattattacaaaataatttttaatacattttattttgttaatttataaataatgaattttgtttCAAGATtgaactctaaaccctaaactctataccctaaaccctataccctaaaccctaaaccattaAGGATATATGGTTCAATCTTGAAACACATTTCACTAttttcaattaacaaaataaatttaatgcaataaaaaacattaaaactttTCACTTAAATTATGTTTAGAAATTATGAACCTATGAGACAttagtatattagtatattttttgaTTACATGTTACATTAGTTAATTGTATAATCCATAGttacttgtatatatgtttgacccaaaaaaaaaaaagttacttgtatatatattttaattttgtgttatgtattatatatatgtctatatatttttaaaattttgtgttcgatggttttatttgtatttcattaatttaattaataaaatatgtttaagattgaacctaatttaattaatacgtagtttgtttttaaattgtCAAAGTATTCATTgaaattatagaataattcatgCTTTAGTTGTccaatttagaaatattaacTACACGGTTAATTCCACATATTAATTTGTCGTATTTGAGGTTTTTCTTGGTTAGCAATTTAAAGGTAGTTGTATGTACTTCTAAATGTACAGTCTAAtgaaattaaaaccataaaaataaacattgtcGAAACATATTCCAGGGAGTAGTCattgaatcaaattttttttttttcctttttatttggtcttgaatcaaatatttaaagCTTAACAttttaaagtaaacaaaatatcCAAAGGGAGTAGTCAAGTCATTAAATCAAGTATCCAAAGCTTAAATTTCTAAAGTAAAGCCACAAGTTTTTCCTTTCAGTATTGGTTTTTGAACCTGCACATAGACACAGTAGAAAATAACAGTCATTAAAATTGATGCACATAAAGAGATTATGCAGATGAGGATTTGACACTTACTTCTCGTGTAGTTCCTTAATAagtgtttcttgttctttgctAAAGGAACTCACTCTCTTTCTGGTGATTCTGTTTCAAAATCAATAGATAAAAGCCGTTATCACAGATCCATCGGATGAGAACAGGGCTAGTTAATGCTAATGacaaatattataagaaaagcATCCAgtcaaaatattatacaaagaGCTTAAATCAAGAAGGCATAGACAGAGACataaattgttagaaaaacTAGAGATCGGAACGTATAACCTGTAGCAAGGATCCCATAGTCTATACTCGACTTCTTGTCCAGCAGTTAACAATCACAAGACCTCAATCTAAATCTGGAACTGGAACTCTCAATTCCAAGAGTCAGCAGACAGCAACTTTCACaaattttagaaactaaaaCAGATATCATAGTCGCTGCCATCTCATTGCctcaacaaatttattttgcCAAATCAACAAATTTTGGAATCATTGactaatcaaaaacaagaatgaaTAGAGTAACCACAAAATCCAGAAAATTCCCAATCATCAAAGCTAGACTCACTGACACTGTTTAAGCCATGCCTTACATTATCAGTTTTCCTCCATCAAGAATATAACAAAGCTTCATATAATCTGTCGAGTAATTTTCTCAAcaggaaaagaagaataatCACCGAGATTTGTTGAATGTATTGAGCCTTGAGTCTGTGAAATGAGAATTGTTGAATGTATCACCCTGTTTCACAATGAGaaaccaaaatcagagattcaaagaagaaacatgagCAACAAGATACAAGTCAATTTCTATAGATATTGTACTCATGAAATATATCATCTTACAACTCCACACAGAATCTAAAAGGCATGTCATCACTTCTAATCAACAAGAGTTCTTACAATAGCAAGTCTAATAAGTGATAAGCAAATAATCAAGTctgaaaatcaaaagcaaattgGACCTGAAACCGTGCGACGACCCGACGGAGAGAGATCGAGCTACTACTTTGCAAAATATGATTGAGAAGAAGGGAAGCCGCCATTGTCGAGTTCAGAAGAGATTGTAAACTGAGAGGGATCGAGAGTGAAAGATTTGACAAACAAATTGGGATCGAGTTTCGAATCGAGTTTCAGAACGGGTTTCAGATCAAGTTTCAGCGagacagaagagagaagaagcagaggaagaagaagaaggcttcgAAAGGAGAACCATCGTCTCTTTGTCACCGGTATCAGCAACGAGAATCAAAAGCTCTCGATCTCTTCCACGATTGGCCATCACAGTCGCCGGCTTCTCGTCTCCTATCGCCGAGCAACTcaagtcggagaagaagaagaaaggagagtgaaagaagagagaagaggtgGCTGTTTAACGAGAAATTCAACCTAATCGatctatttctcttttaattcttttttttcctctaagaCGGATTGAGATGGAAAGAGAGTGAAAGAAGAGACAAATAAATTAGGATCGAATGTAAGGTTTCCAATCGAGTttcagagagaaagaagagagaagagatggcCAAAGTGTTTCACCAGTAATAATTAATGTAACCCTAATCGATATATtcctcttgtaattttttttctattttttttttgtgtagtaacttataaattttttggaGGCAACGAAAATTTCACTTTCCCGGTTACCTCTAAGATAATGTTTTCATTATCATTTATGCTATTGTAGAACTAAAAACTAGGCACCACTACAAAATGTTTTCGCGGTAATCCTATAATAGCGTTTGTCTTTTTAGAAACGCTATGCAAATTTTCTCAAAACTCAACTATAGCAAAACTATTAAAAACGCTATATTCTAATGCTATTAATACTCTTATTTCCTGTAGTGACTAGTTCTATTAGACATTAAGTTTCGTTGACCAAATCAAAAATACATGACATTAAATTTGATAACTGAACAACTAACAGATTTTACTATGCTGTTAATCACATCATTAGTGACAAAACGGCGTCATTTTAaagaaagttttaatttgaacaAATGTCAAACCATAAACTTTCAAATGTAGActatttaaaccataaaattttaaatctatgtcacttaaaacattaattttcaTTGACTATGAATTTTTAGACATCAAGTCAAGCGTGACTTGATATTAAGTCTGCTAACATGCATTACTTAAATCGATCACAAGggcaaatacaaaaaaaaacctaggtTATTATAGTGGCTTGTGCTAGTGTTGTTGATGTGTCATATGTTGTCTAAAGTAAATATTAGGTACAAAAGGATAGCTCAGAAAGAACAAATTGAAATTAGTCGGATCTTTATGATGTCGTTTTTCATGGATACTAATCAGGTCGTAAAGGTTTGTTACGTACAAAGGATAAAACTACTCAAATATACTATGTATCAAATTGGCTCTTTTTACGCTGCCCTCTTTGATTTGTACataaaagattaatattttgGATTAATAAACTTAATGTTAGCAAATGTAAACGATAAACTTGCATCAATTTGTTGCTAAGTTTACAtctaaaa from the Camelina sativa cultivar DH55 chromosome 12, Cs, whole genome shotgun sequence genome contains:
- the LOC104732931 gene encoding germin-like protein subfamily 1 member 13 yields the protein MKVSKCLILITLSALVISFAKAYDPSPLQDFCVAIDDPKNGVFVNGKFCKDPKQAKPEDFFFSGLNEAGNTVNDVKSNVTTVNVDQIPGLNTMGISLVRIDYAPYGQNPPHTHPRATEILVLLEGTLYVGFVSSNQDNNRLFAKMLHPGDVFVFPIGMIHFQVNVGKTPAVAFAGLSSQNAGVITIADTVFGSTPPINPEILAQAFKLDVNVVKDLEAKFKN